From the Desulfosarcina sp. BuS5 genome, one window contains:
- the atpE gene encoding ATP synthase F0 subunit C codes for MEAASLQFFIACVTAAGFGIGIAAFGCGIGQGMGLKGAVEGIARNPESSGKVTVTLLIGLAMIESLSIYALVVSLILIYAHPQAGAIAALFGAGH; via the coding sequence ATGGAGGCAGCTTCATTACAATTTTTTATTGCTTGTGTTACAGCAGCAGGTTTTGGCATAGGAATCGCAGCTTTCGGTTGTGGTATCGGACAGGGTATGGGTTTAAAGGGCGCTGTCGAAGGTATTGCCAGAAATCCGGAATCATCCGGTAAAGTAACCGTAACATTGCTGATCGGTCTGGCTATGATCGAGTCTCTATCTATCTATGCACTGGTTGTTTCTCTTATTCTTATATATGCGCATCCCCAGGCAGGCGCAATTGCAGCTCTCTTTGGCGCTGGTCATTAA
- a CDS encoding transposase: MIKNTFEEVLSDEWVKANITNPVQELVIIRGIIPWQKMITKLCKFYNTSQGAFGKSLRMMTAILICIKYYQLSDRQMVKHIKENHYIQYFCNITNEELQTCLDPSSICVFRKRIGEEGVEIIEKEVFEVLRKAGIIQGDNAMIDSSVLKNNVIYPNDVHLIFKAFDKMKQFAVLHQISLWWDNNEVKKLWREFFLNKKQNRLEWLLKFNILFIPALKIFDKKVESLKTTKKKQIKADNMFAILTILEAQTLEKLEGKKQIKNRIVSIDEPDARPIVKGKEHPKCEFGTTMEMTFNREGFMITIENFIGNPNDKTLFAGTLEQFKKRMKGEPENIITDLGYRSNGNFKIADNISNVFLGRKKDVSEEKQSFCCKARSATEGFIAIAKNIRGFGCSLYRGFEGDRIWSLLCQTAYNLKKFIQLLMGEKIEEKKLMKLGLA, encoded by the coding sequence ATGATAAAAAATACTTTTGAAGAAGTTCTTTCTGATGAATGGGTGAAAGCAAATATAACCAATCCAGTTCAGGAATTGGTTATTATCCGTGGGATAATTCCATGGCAAAAAATGATTACAAAGTTGTGTAAATTTTATAACACCAGTCAGGGTGCTTTTGGAAAATCTCTCAGGATGATGACAGCGATTTTGATTTGTATAAAATACTATCAATTAAGTGATAGGCAAATGGTTAAGCATATAAAAGAAAACCACTATATTCAATATTTTTGTAACATCACAAATGAGGAATTGCAAACATGCCTGGATCCGAGTTCTATATGTGTATTTCGAAAACGTATAGGTGAAGAAGGTGTTGAAATTATAGAAAAAGAAGTTTTTGAGGTTCTACGCAAAGCTGGGATAATACAGGGTGATAATGCTATGATAGATTCAAGCGTATTGAAAAATAACGTTATCTATCCAAATGATGTACATTTAATTTTTAAAGCTTTTGACAAAATGAAACAATTTGCCGTTTTGCATCAAATCTCCTTGTGGTGGGACAATAATGAAGTAAAAAAATTATGGCGAGAATTTTTTTTGAACAAAAAACAAAACCGTTTGGAATGGTTACTCAAATTTAATATATTATTTATTCCTGCTCTAAAAATATTTGATAAAAAAGTTGAATCATTAAAGACCACAAAGAAAAAACAAATAAAAGCTGACAATATGTTTGCTATTCTTACTATTCTTGAAGCACAAACCTTAGAAAAACTCGAAGGTAAAAAACAGATAAAAAACCGGATTGTATCCATTGATGAACCGGATGCCCGCCCGATTGTAAAAGGAAAAGAGCATCCGAAGTGTGAATTCGGCACAACAATGGAAATGACTTTCAATAGGGAAGGATTCATGATTACCATTGAAAATTTTATCGGTAATCCAAATGATAAAACGCTTTTTGCTGGAACACTCGAACAGTTCAAAAAACGGATGAAAGGCGAACCGGAAAATATTATTACCGACCTTGGTTACAGAAGCAATGGTAATTTTAAAATTGCAGACAATATCAGTAACGTTTTTTTGGGGCGTAAAAAAGATGTATCCGAAGAAAAACAGAGTTTTTGCTGTAAAGCCCGTTCAGCAACAGAAGGTTTCATAGCTATTGCAAAAAATATTAGAGGTTTTGGATGCAGTCTTTATAGAGGATTTGAAGGAGACCGTATATGGTCATTGCTTTGTCAAACCGCTTATAATCTTAAAAAGTTTATTCAGCTTCTAATGGGAGAAAAGATTGAAGAAAAAAAACTGATGAAACTCGGGCTGGCATAA
- a CDS encoding thrombospondin type 3 repeat-containing protein — translation MAREDAGSVYDTTLQPIDQPPEISSRIIVEYASSIYDNQFVFPEDIGGSTQDLPSRIIVEYASSIYDGWLVFSVDINASTQDLPSRTIAEYATSIFDKKLVYPAAMTASTQNLPSRIAVEYATSIMTMELHRPDIPLDSDNDGMSDAWEVSNGLDPDDLIRCPKRSGQRRPHQP, via the coding sequence TTGGCACGAGAAGACGCCGGTTCGGTGTATGATACCACACTTCAGCCGATTGACCAGCCGCCGGAAATATCATCGAGGATAATTGTTGAATATGCATCATCCATATACGACAACCAGTTTGTTTTTCCTGAAGATATTGGTGGATCTACACAGGATCTCCCGTCAAGGATTATCGTGGAATATGCGTCATCCATATACGACGGCTGGCTTGTTTTTTCTGTGGATATTAACGCATCAACCCAGGATCTGCCTTCACGGACAATTGCAGAATATGCAACTTCGATCTTTGATAAAAAGCTTGTTTACCCTGCTGCAATGACAGCATCCACCCAAAACCTCCCTTCAAGAATCGCAGTCGAATATGCCACTTCAATAATGACTATGGAATTACACCGGCCTGATATCCCTCTTGACAGCGATAATGACGGCATGTCCGACGCCTGGGAAGTCTCAAACGGTCTCGATCCTGACGATCTCATCCGATGCCCAAAACGATCCGGACAACGACGGCCTCACCAACCTTAA
- a CDS encoding ATP synthase subunit I has protein sequence MNNKQLSIVKFVTLSNWIIFCIFGAAGFVVFPPDFAFGIILGGLIVTINFHLLAKTLKKAFIPPKIASHNVILAKYYIRFVISGLIIFLLIVNHCVNPLGLLIGLSVVVVSIFLATLRELKNFIIKEAV, from the coding sequence ATGAATAATAAACAGCTCAGTATTGTAAAATTTGTTACACTCTCCAACTGGATAATATTTTGTATATTCGGAGCGGCCGGGTTCGTGGTTTTTCCACCCGATTTTGCATTTGGTATCATATTGGGTGGACTTATTGTTACAATTAACTTCCACTTGCTTGCCAAAACACTCAAAAAAGCCTTTATTCCCCCGAAGATAGCTTCTCATAATGTAATTTTGGCAAAGTACTATATAAGGTTTGTTATCAGCGGGTTAATCATATTTTTACTTATTGTAAATCACTGTGTCAATCCGCTGGGTCTATTGATAGGACTCTCTGTTGTGGTGGTCAGCATATTTCTTGCAACCCTGCGTGAACTTAAAAATTTTATTATTAAGGAGGCTGTTTAA
- the atpB gene encoding F0F1 ATP synthase subunit A — protein MEHPYLFFVKLFELIGLGHFAHTYPHVIYSWVIMILLIGCSAMATKKITIIPSGAQNFFEVLISGMEEFMVDITGEEGRWLVPLTATVFIYVAVCNLIGLVPGFLPPSANLNTTASVALVVVVFTHVIGIKYHGIKYIKHFLGPVWWMSPLIFLIEIIGHLARILSLSFRLFGNMMGHEIVLFILFGLAGVFFAPLPIMALGIFVALVQAFVFFLLAIIYFTGALEHAH, from the coding sequence ATGGAACACCCCTATCTGTTTTTTGTAAAACTTTTTGAATTAATAGGTCTTGGTCATTTCGCACACACATATCCGCATGTTATTTATTCATGGGTAATAATGATACTCCTTATCGGTTGTAGTGCAATGGCGACCAAAAAAATAACAATAATCCCGTCAGGAGCACAAAATTTTTTCGAAGTGCTTATTTCAGGCATGGAAGAATTTATGGTGGATATTACCGGTGAAGAGGGCCGCTGGCTTGTGCCGTTGACGGCAACTGTTTTTATTTATGTTGCCGTATGCAATCTGATAGGCCTTGTACCAGGGTTCCTGCCCCCGTCAGCCAATCTTAACACCACAGCTTCCGTAGCCCTGGTTGTCGTTGTTTTTACACATGTTATCGGCATTAAATATCATGGGATAAAGTATATAAAACATTTCCTCGGCCCGGTATGGTGGATGAGTCCTTTAATATTTCTTATAGAAATTATCGGTCATCTTGCGCGCATCCTTTCTCTTTCTTTCAGGCTATTTGGGAATATGATGGGGCATGAAATTGTTCTGTTTATACTCTTCGGGCTTGCGGGAGTTTTTTTTGCTCCCCTGCCGATAATGGCACTTGGTATTTTCGTGGCCCTCGTACAGGCGTTTGTTTTCTTTTTGCTTGCAATTATATATTTTACAGGCGCACTCGAGCATGCACATTAA
- the ltrA gene encoding group II intron reverse transcriptase/maturase — MGDTQMSQTISTKSREIARTVACNSRPIEWGQPPVLTGGSSLIKIELLAQSNPELVFTSVVHRIDFDLLKQSFRKIRKSKSAGVDKVTAKEYAENLDQNLYNLYERLRRGQYVASPVKRIWIDKEGGKKRPIGIPVLEDKIVQKAAAAILNVIFDRNFYNFSHAFRKGRSQHMAIKDLREQCLKQNISWIVSADITGLFDNINHELLKDMIRRRVSDGGMIRLIGKWLNAGVMEEGNLTYSETGTPQGGVISPVLSNIFLHYVLDDWYVKEVIPRMKGRCSIIRWADDFILGFEYEKDALRVMDVLPRRFEQFELSLHPEKTKLIRFSKRISGKGNGTFDFLGFTFYWSKSLKGYMVIKKKTARKRSSRFMKRIWIWCKDNRHKPMAEQYEILCSKLRGFYQYFGVISNYKVLEVVFEYTEKAWRRWLSRRSHKGEVMFEDLRTTYPLPLPRIVHNI, encoded by the coding sequence ATGGGAGATACACAGATGTCACAAACCATATCAACAAAAAGCCGAGAAATTGCAAGAACGGTCGCTTGCAATTCCAGACCGATAGAATGGGGACAACCACCGGTGTTAACAGGTGGGTCATCCCTTATCAAAATCGAGCTGCTTGCTCAAAGTAATCCTGAACTGGTATTTACATCAGTAGTCCATCGGATAGACTTTGATTTACTGAAACAATCCTTTCGTAAAATTCGGAAAAGCAAATCTGCAGGAGTGGACAAGGTTACGGCAAAGGAGTATGCCGAAAATCTTGATCAAAACCTCTATAATCTGTATGAACGACTGCGGAGAGGACAGTACGTTGCGTCTCCTGTAAAGCGTATCTGGATAGACAAGGAAGGAGGGAAAAAGCGTCCAATTGGCATACCTGTACTTGAGGATAAAATTGTCCAGAAAGCAGCAGCAGCCATATTGAATGTCATATTTGACAGGAATTTTTACAATTTTTCCCATGCATTCAGAAAAGGTCGGAGCCAACACATGGCAATCAAAGATTTACGTGAGCAATGCTTGAAGCAGAATATCAGCTGGATAGTAAGCGCAGATATTACAGGACTATTTGACAATATTAATCACGAGTTACTTAAAGACATGATACGTCGGAGAGTAAGTGACGGCGGAATGATTCGCCTGATAGGGAAGTGGTTGAATGCAGGCGTAATGGAGGAAGGCAACCTGACGTACTCTGAAACGGGCACTCCACAGGGAGGAGTAATTTCCCCTGTGCTCAGTAATATCTTTCTTCATTATGTTTTAGATGACTGGTACGTGAAAGAAGTGATCCCCCGGATGAAAGGGAGATGCTCCATCATACGCTGGGCGGATGATTTCATCCTCGGGTTCGAGTATGAAAAAGACGCATTGCGTGTCATGGATGTATTACCCAGGCGGTTCGAACAGTTCGAGCTGTCACTTCACCCGGAAAAGACAAAACTGATTCGATTTTCCAAACGCATTAGCGGAAAGGGAAACGGGACGTTTGATTTTTTAGGGTTTACATTTTACTGGTCAAAATCATTAAAAGGGTACATGGTAATAAAGAAAAAGACGGCAAGAAAGCGTTCAAGCCGTTTTATGAAGAGAATATGGATATGGTGCAAGGATAACCGTCATAAGCCAATGGCCGAGCAGTATGAGATTCTTTGCAGTAAACTGCGAGGTTTTTACCAGTACTTTGGAGTAATAAGTAACTACAAAGTGCTGGAAGTTGTGTTTGAATATACTGAGAAAGCATGGCGTCGATGGTTAAGCCGAAGAAGTCACAAGGGCGAAGTAATGTTCGAGGACTTGCGCACAACATACCCACTGCCATTACCCAGAATAGTCCATAATATTTGA
- a CDS encoding REP-associated tyrosine transposase, which produces MGNYRRVYQEGGCYFFTVVTYQRKKILTQPVHIKRLRYAFKRVMDKRPFKMDSVVILPDHIHCIWNLPEGDADFSTRWKLIKRNFSAGIAAPVTKRGEKKIWQRRFWEHVIRNEEDWRRHVDYIHYNPVKHGYAMRPLDWQYSSFSRAVERGWYSQDWGNHEPGNIKGVEWE; this is translated from the coding sequence ATGGGGAATTATCGTCGCGTTTATCAAGAAGGTGGCTGTTATTTTTTTACCGTTGTCACGTATCAACGGAAAAAAATCCTGACGCAACCGGTGCATATCAAACGGCTCAGATATGCCTTCAAAAGAGTCATGGACAAAAGACCATTTAAGATGGATTCAGTGGTAATTTTGCCGGATCACATTCATTGTATTTGGAATCTGCCGGAAGGAGATGCGGATTTTTCGACCCGGTGGAAACTCATAAAACGCAATTTTTCAGCAGGCATTGCCGCACCTGTTACAAAACGCGGAGAAAAGAAAATCTGGCAGAGAAGGTTCTGGGAGCATGTGATACGAAATGAAGAGGATTGGCGAAGGCACGTAGATTACATCCATTATAATCCTGTTAAACATGGTTACGCAATGCGTCCGTTGGATTGGCAGTACAGCTCATTTTCCCGCGCGGTGGAGCGTGGCTGGTATTCTCAGGATTGGGGAAACCACGAACCCGGAAATATAAAAGGGGTAGAGTGGGAATAA
- a CDS encoding VWA domain-containing protein — MTDSEFAQITVSEICDTHSLILENIGNKIVLVNELLEFTVSAADSFGHPIWYNHPDNDSRFTDNGDGTGTFSWTPAEGDLGNHSLLFDVTDGIINDSENIAIQVIQQQENNLPILEYIGSKSVTAGDTLTFTVRGMDPNNESVCLKAPDLAQIAAGAEFETTCSTGSVNQVFSWTPDEDQIGTHYMMFYAYNENNQSLKDWEKVAITVKQDVPVVSCPKVMGNISTFTEIENDNGEMQTIETNVIRPGQNVTVKAVISNPTREIQEIAPILSIRNNLNIEEIAGETIYVAPSTLREVTWQYTVPEDADDIEYDISIRLIAAGIGCDTSTGYRWSFYVKTPIIILPGVMGSTLIDESISENEPWNREVWPNIPKMAVKELPDLCQNLGRKYLSYGYFYTSILLKHGFDVSTNFAEAWDDWKNSEENDQYLLALMLDQNGEPVNNNIKAERVIRKTLDIYGKTGLFGTDSFAGLESWLTKKGYYEGEGGDFNFFPYDWRLDISVLAGALNAKIENVLKKTGAKKVTIIAHSMGGLVTKKYIIDNNENPKIKNFILLGTPNLGAPKILLPLVYGDTGSSDMNMYLDKNIIREISRNFPSSYQLLPSYRYFQTIGSYFETDDPENTFPVDTYEGMQDYLKNNYNLRLVNSAKIFQKDMEIWNSSHSSIKTYMFAGCGLGTIHRIIEQTDSAKPYYIGQQNGDSTVPLQSAIEEDISFDTRYLIKKIEHISLPGSKGAFTLLDLILKGDEDSFIADNNVREYDGSAACDKFCELNEIEIVLDDPCMEIEIFGGDYRVSPDWMTYYIPNNGQYKLRINGTSDSDGLLDLKLRLLQEGGYSKTVIFYQLPLPEGGIGEFIINSDLLEPVMDIDINGDGIFESHVNPTDVLDFPESDDFMPPVTTANITGTTDGAGWYLPDLSISLAATDNAGGSGLSATYYRLQGDTNFTKYNTDPIIISETGKHTLTFYSIDRNLNRETNKTLEFTIDNGPPQVISSTPSNLSFGADRSTSIHVVFSEMMDVSFLTESNITVSGSITGMHKGSISYDSVTNTLTFDPNTEFMLQEDVIMTISGEIADMSGITLDGNGNDLSEGSPPDDYTLSFIINESDGLIVRISELTPIFCPTIQPVVIVTDENGEIVPDLPASAFTLYEDHIAYPLLSVDFVNLISSPVSVSLALDYSGSMGSTAINDMEDAAAEFINNMIEEDAGEIIKFADGVETMQEFTTDKTDLIDAVYADPSLSRYLTSLYDAVYQAVTASSAETGRKAVIVMTDGKDTSSSHNDSEVIAYAQTNEIPVFTIGLGTSINAAVLEAIAEQTGGLYYEAPASSDLQAIYQSISRLLKNQYIIRYNPAIRDGLEHTLQIVVNSGILSGSDKTTFISCLDLDNDGLPDNWEQQIIDADPGDDIDNIAQVLPGDDFDGDGFCNLREYMFNTDPANSLDIPVCLGDFFNDGDVDGSDLFYFTSEFGNETCSVSSPCDADFNYDNWIDGLDLLFFSEDFGRIDCP, encoded by the coding sequence ATGACTGATTCCGAATTTGCTCAAATAACGGTTTCAGAAATATGTGATACTCATTCCCTGATTCTCGAAAATATTGGGAACAAGATAGTCCTTGTTAATGAATTGCTTGAATTTACTGTTTCTGCAGCAGATTCCTTCGGACATCCGATCTGGTATAATCATCCTGACAATGACAGTAGATTTACAGACAACGGAGACGGTACCGGCACATTTTCCTGGACACCTGCAGAAGGTGATCTGGGAAATCATAGTCTCCTCTTTGATGTTACCGATGGCATTATCAACGATTCTGAAAATATTGCAATCCAGGTGATTCAGCAACAGGAAAACAACCTTCCGATCCTTGAATATATTGGCAGTAAAAGCGTTACAGCAGGAGATACGCTGACTTTTACGGTCAGAGGTATGGATCCAAATAATGAAAGTGTTTGTCTCAAAGCTCCTGATCTGGCTCAGATAGCTGCCGGAGCTGAATTTGAAACAACCTGTTCAACAGGTTCGGTAAATCAGGTTTTTTCATGGACACCGGATGAAGATCAGATTGGTACGCATTATATGATGTTTTACGCTTATAATGAAAACAACCAATCACTCAAAGACTGGGAAAAAGTAGCAATCACGGTCAAACAGGACGTTCCTGTAGTGTCATGCCCCAAAGTAATGGGAAACATCAGCACTTTTACAGAAATAGAAAATGATAACGGTGAAATGCAAACCATTGAAACAAATGTGATAAGGCCGGGGCAAAATGTAACTGTCAAAGCTGTCATATCAAACCCGACCCGGGAAATACAGGAAATTGCTCCGATTTTAAGCATACGAAATAATTTAAATATCGAAGAAATAGCAGGAGAAACAATTTATGTTGCTCCCAGCACTCTCCGTGAAGTTACCTGGCAATATACGGTTCCGGAAGATGCCGATGATATTGAATATGATATCAGCATACGCCTGATTGCCGCTGGTATCGGATGTGATACGTCAACCGGATATCGATGGTCTTTTTATGTAAAAACCCCGATTATTATTTTGCCGGGAGTAATGGGGAGTACTTTAATTGATGAAAGTATCAGCGAGAATGAACCATGGAACCGTGAAGTTTGGCCAAATATTCCTAAAATGGCTGTAAAGGAATTGCCTGATTTGTGCCAAAACTTGGGACGTAAATATCTTTCATATGGATATTTTTATACTTCTATTTTGTTAAAACATGGTTTCGATGTTTCAACTAATTTTGCTGAAGCCTGGGATGATTGGAAAAATTCTGAAGAAAATGATCAATATTTATTGGCCTTGATGCTGGATCAAAATGGTGAACCGGTAAATAACAATATAAAAGCAGAAAGAGTAATAAGAAAAACGTTGGATATATATGGCAAGACAGGACTTTTTGGGACAGACTCATTTGCCGGATTAGAATCATGGCTAACCAAGAAAGGGTATTATGAAGGAGAAGGAGGGGATTTTAATTTTTTTCCATATGACTGGCGTCTTGATATCAGTGTTCTTGCCGGTGCATTAAATGCAAAAATAGAAAACGTTTTAAAAAAAACCGGGGCAAAAAAGGTAACAATCATTGCCCACAGCATGGGAGGCCTTGTAACTAAAAAATATATTATTGATAATAATGAAAATCCTAAAATTAAAAATTTTATTCTACTCGGTACTCCAAACCTGGGAGCGCCCAAAATACTTTTGCCGTTGGTATATGGAGATACCGGATCATCCGATATGAATATGTATCTGGATAAAAACATAATCAGGGAAATCAGCAGGAATTTCCCTTCTTCTTATCAACTTTTACCATCGTATAGATACTTTCAAACTATTGGCAGTTATTTTGAGACCGATGATCCTGAAAATACATTTCCTGTTGATACCTATGAAGGCATGCAGGATTATCTAAAAAATAATTATAACCTTCGTCTTGTTAATAGTGCAAAAATTTTTCAGAAAGATATGGAGATCTGGAACAGTTCCCATTCGTCAATTAAAACCTATATGTTTGCCGGTTGTGGTCTGGGGACAATTCATAGAATTATAGAACAGACTGATTCGGCTAAACCCTACTATATTGGACAACAAAACGGCGATAGCACTGTGCCTCTGCAAAGCGCTATAGAGGAAGATATCTCTTTTGATACAAGGTATCTGATTAAAAAAATAGAACATATATCATTACCAGGTTCAAAAGGGGCTTTTACTTTATTAGATTTGATTCTAAAGGGCGATGAAGATAGCTTTATTGCTGATAATAACGTTAGAGAATATGATGGCAGCGCTGCGTGTGATAAATTCTGCGAGCTGAATGAAATTGAAATAGTTCTGGATGATCCATGTATGGAGATAGAAATATTTGGCGGAGATTATCGCGTTTCTCCTGATTGGATGACTTATTACATACCCAATAACGGACAATATAAACTGCGCATTAATGGTACATCTGATTCTGATGGATTATTAGACCTTAAGCTGAGACTTCTCCAGGAAGGCGGGTATTCAAAAACTGTAATTTTTTATCAATTGCCATTACCGGAGGGTGGCATCGGGGAATTCATTATAAATTCTGATCTTTTGGAACCGGTAATGGATATAGATATAAATGGTGACGGGATTTTTGAATCTCATGTGAACCCGACAGATGTTTTAGATTTTCCGGAAAGCGATGATTTTATGCCGCCGGTTACAACAGCAAACATAACCGGAACCACAGACGGAGCAGGCTGGTATCTGCCGGATCTTTCAATCAGCCTGGCAGCAACTGATAATGCTGGCGGAAGTGGTCTGTCCGCAACCTATTATCGTCTCCAGGGAGATACGAATTTTACCAAATATAATACCGATCCCATTATAATTTCGGAAACAGGAAAGCATACGCTGACATTTTATTCGATAGACAGGAATTTGAACCGGGAAACCAACAAAACGCTCGAATTCACAATCGATAATGGCCCGCCGCAGGTTATATCGTCAACACCTTCCAACCTGTCTTTCGGCGCTGATAGATCGACAAGTATCCATGTGGTTTTCAGCGAAATGATGGATGTAAGCTTCCTGACAGAAAGCAATATCACAGTCAGCGGAAGCATTACAGGTATGCATAAGGGTTCTATTTCGTATGATTCAGTGACTAACACTTTAACTTTTGACCCGAACACTGAATTTATGCTCCAGGAAGATGTAATAATGACTATCAGCGGCGAAATTGCTGATATGTCAGGAATCACCCTTGATGGAAACGGAAACGATCTTTCAGAAGGAAGCCCTCCTGATGATTATACGTTATCTTTTATAATAAATGAGAGTGACGGCCTGATAGTCAGGATAAGTGAATTAACCCCGATTTTTTGTCCCACAATTCAGCCTGTTGTAATTGTTACTGATGAAAACGGGGAAATAGTGCCTGATCTCCCGGCATCGGCATTTACTCTTTACGAAGATCATATTGCATATCCGCTTCTTTCGGTTGACTTTGTAAACCTGATCTCATCTCCGGTTTCAGTAAGCTTGGCTCTTGATTACAGCGGAAGCATGGGCAGTACTGCAATAAACGATATGGAAGATGCCGCTGCGGAATTCATCAACAACATGATTGAAGAAGATGCAGGGGAAATTATCAAATTTGCCGATGGCGTTGAAACCATGCAGGAATTCACCACTGATAAAACGGATTTGATTGATGCTGTGTATGCCGACCCAAGCCTCTCACGCTACTTAACTTCGCTTTATGATGCTGTTTATCAGGCAGTAACAGCAAGTTCCGCCGAAACAGGGCGAAAGGCGGTAATCGTTATGACCGATGGGAAGGATACAAGCTCATCTCACAATGACAGCGAGGTTATTGCTTATGCTCAAACAAACGAAATCCCTGTCTTTACGATTGGATTGGGAACTTCCATAAATGCTGCGGTACTTGAGGCAATAGCGGAGCAAACCGGGGGGCTCTATTATGAGGCCCCGGCATCTTCCGATTTGCAGGCAATTTATCAATCCATTTCCAGACTGTTAAAAAACCAGTACATTATCAGATATAATCCCGCCATTCGGGACGGGCTGGAGCATACTCTGCAAATTGTCGTTAATTCCGGAATATTGAGCGGAAGCGATAAAACAACATTTATATCATGCCTTGATCTGGATAATGACGGCCTGCCTGACAACTGGGAGCAGCAAATTATCGATGCGGACCCAGGTGATGATATTGATAATATTGCGCAAGTATTGCCCGGGGATGATTTTGATGGAGACGGATTCTGCAACTTAAGAGAATATATGTTTAATACAGATCCTGCCAACAGTCTGGATATTCCGGTTTGTCTTGGAGATTTTTTCAATGACGGTGATGTTGACGGATCTGATTTGTTTTATTTTACAAGTGAATTCGGGAATGAAACTTGCTCGGTCTCATCTCCCTGTGATGCTGATTTTAACTATGATAACTGGATAGATGGTCTCGATCTCCTGTTTTTCTCGGAAGATTTCGGCCGGATTGATTGTCCGTAA
- a CDS encoding tRNA-queuosine alpha-mannosyltransferase domain-containing protein: MRFLFIEPFFGGSHRDFAEGLIAHSCHQIDLYTLPARFWKWRMRGAALYFAEKITSPTDYDGLITTNLMSLSDLKMLWGAACPPVLVYFHENQITYPLAAGEHRDFQFGFTDITTALAAQKILFNSHTHMNAFFEALPGFIRTMPEYKPMWVVDAIKAKAEVLYPGCRFYQKRNRITSQSPLAPLVIWNHRWEFDKNPEDFFDALAEVEKLGFDFRIALLGENFQKVPKAFIDAKARFGNKIIQYGYIKSKKEYVSILSQGQIVISTSNNENFGISVIEAIRYGCIPLLPARLAYHEVLPKQFYKDFLYLDQRDLIEKLTFIILNINELQDIQIKISEAMGRFAWESMIKKYDHALERLSYML; encoded by the coding sequence ATGAGGTTTCTTTTCATAGAACCTTTTTTTGGCGGATCCCACAGGGATTTTGCAGAAGGCCTGATTGCGCACTCCTGCCATCAGATAGATCTTTACACTTTGCCTGCCCGTTTCTGGAAATGGCGAATGCGGGGAGCGGCCTTATATTTTGCAGAAAAAATAACTTCACCTACCGATTATGACGGGCTCATAACAACCAATCTTATGAGCCTGTCTGATTTAAAAATGCTCTGGGGAGCAGCATGCCCCCCTGTCCTGGTCTACTTCCATGAAAATCAGATTACTTATCCCCTTGCCGCCGGAGAGCATAGGGATTTTCAGTTCGGCTTTACAGATATTACCACAGCACTGGCCGCCCAAAAAATTTTGTTCAATTCCCACACCCATATGAATGCTTTTTTTGAAGCCCTGCCCGGTTTTATAAGAACGATGCCGGAATACAAGCCCATGTGGGTGGTGGACGCCATAAAGGCCAAAGCGGAGGTGTTGTATCCGGGATGCCGTTTTTATCAAAAAAGAAATAGAATAACCAGCCAATCTCCTTTGGCTCCCCTCGTCATCTGGAATCACCGCTGGGAATTCGATAAAAATCCGGAAGACTTTTTCGACGCGTTAGCGGAAGTGGAGAAGCTGGGGTTTGATTTCCGCATCGCCCTGCTTGGAGAGAATTTTCAAAAAGTCCCCAAGGCTTTTATCGATGCCAAAGCACGTTTTGGGAACAAAATTATACAATATGGTTATATCAAATCAAAAAAAGAATACGTCAGTATCCTGTCCCAGGGTCAAATAGTAATAAGCACCTCCAACAATGAAAATTTCGGTATATCAGTGATAGAGGCAATCCGTTACGGATGCATACCCCTGCTTCCCGCCAGACTTGCATATCATGAAGTTTTACCAAAACAATTTTATAAAGATTTCCTGTACCTGGATCAACGGGATTTGATTGAAAAACTCACCTTTATCATTCTGAATATCAACGAGTTGCAAGATATACAAATAAAAATCTCCGAGGCCATGGGCCGCTTTGCATGGGAAAGCATGATCAAAAAATATGATCATGCTTTGGAAAGACTATCTTACATGTTATGA